gctcttagtgcagggcctactgtaagctccaggacgattggctacatcaggggtgtgtgatctaatatgcaaaggaattcctactacagaaaaagccctgggcaagacTATGTGAGAACCAGAATGTTGCACTCCATGAACCCTTGGCCTgtcccagcagggcccttctgacaTACTGCTGTGCTCTGTGTATCCATTCCAGGATAACCCCTCCCAGTGGTTCCCATGGATGCTTTTATCAGTCCTCTGCACCCAGCCTTCTGTGGTCCAGCTGCTTCCGTTCCAGGCAAGCCTAGTGCTCATTTCTGTGAATGAAAGGATGAGACAAGAAGGGAGAGCTGAGCCAGAAACACACAAGTCTGGGTCTTCCGAGCCCTGAGCTAACGGGGTGTGGCCTTCGTCCTCCAGCAAGTCCCGACTCAGGAGCTGAGATGTGAGTAGAGAAGCTCAGAGGTGGGTGCTGAAGCCCGCCCACCAGCCACTCCCTGCTCTGCCATTACTCAACCTCATTCCTGCTTCCAGTCTGGACGTGCAGAAGAAGCCAGGTTGGAGACTCTCAGAGACGGAAGCAATCTTCTTTTTCCCCTCAAGGAAGGACATGACGGGCTGGAAATAACAAGAGGACCTCTCGCTGGTCTGCACCAGATGACGGACCCCATGTAAGTCTTTTCTCCTTCAGGCAGAAAGAATGCCTCAATTGGAAAAACCAAgaatgagtgtaattttatcaGGTGGGCAGAGAGGAGACTTTAAGAGGAGATTAGAGAGCCAGCCTGGTATAGTGGTGAAAGTGCCAGGCtttcaccacattttaagaaggatatagacaagctggaatgggtccaggggagggcgatgaagatggtgaggggtctggagaccaagtcctatgaggaaaggtcgaaggagctgggcatgtttagcctggagaggaggcagctgagaggtaatatgatcaccatcttcacgtacttgaagagctgtcatatagaggatggtgtggaattcttttctgtggccccagaaggtaggaccaaaaccaatgggttgaaattaaatcagaagagtttccagctcaacattaggaagaacttttctgactgttagagctgttcttcagtggaacaggcttcctcaggaggtggtgggctctccttccttggaggttttgaaacagaggctagatggccaactgacagcaatgtggaCCCTGTGAATTTGGAccctatttgtgaatttcctgcattgtgcaggtattggactagatgaccctggaggtcccttccaaccaggaccagatctacatgttttttgaagggggggggacaaaattttaaaatggcacccccttatgggccactctatcttatggtcccatagaatacaatggactccataccccccctccgtcagcgcccggggcaagtacccccctctgccccccctagaccCAGCCctgcttccaactctataattctaaggctctgggaaacccaagttcaaatctcccactgctgccaccatggaagctcactgggtgatcttgggtcagtcatacgcTCTCCACctgacctaccttgcagggttgcttaagaggataaaagagaagagagaagaaggacagaagctgctttgggtccccattgggagggtgaaaggtgggatagaaataaatatTTAACCCAGGGGTGGCGTCACCTTGGAAGCACGTTAGAAGTTTAAACAAAAGAGCAGGAAAGGGTGGGAGATATGGCAGGAGAATCAATGGGAAAGGGCGATGCTTGCCTTCTTTCTTACGGCTTGTTTGCCAAGACATTTGCATTGCTATGCGTAATCTTTCTGTTGCATTTGTATGCCTTAtctttccctgacctggatggcgcaggttagcctgaccttgtcagatcttggcagccaagcaaggtcagccctggggAACGCTTGGACGAGAGATCacccaagggagtccagggttgcgACGCAGtggcaggcaacggcaaatcacCGCTGTTCATCTCTTGCACTGAAAACGTCAACAGcaagtgatagggttgccaggcccatttcaagaagtatctggggactttgggagtggagccaggagactttgggggtggaggcaggaacaagggtgtgacgcgcatgactgaactccaaagggagaccTAGCCATCAcctttcaagggaccgcacaccttgtaaatgccttctctccactggaaattatgaaagataggggcaccttcttttggggctcatagaattggagcttctggtccaatctttttgaaactcggaggatgttttgaggagagatttcagatgctatgctgaaaatttggtgcctctacctcaaaacacagcttccccagaggcccagatacccacagatcaattctgcattatactctatgaggacTAGTCTCCATAAGGATAGTggaatgcccagtggacattcaacaccccccctccctttgctttcTGAAAGCCTCGAGGCAGAGCAACAGAGACTGTTTCCCATCTGTTGTTTTGTAATTACTATAAAGAAGTCAGAGGTGATGCAATTTCTCCACTTCAAATTATGGCACCAGGCCATTCAGCCGAGCAATGAGTTAGTGTCCTTTTTTGCTGGTCAGAAGTGgctatcttttttaaaagttgctgctGAAACCAGATcctgaaatctctctctctctcggcttgacttcacgaacgaagatttaagaagggtgcagtagtccacgtctgctgcaggctcgctggtggctgacaagaccaatgcgggacaggcagatccagccacagtggctgcaaggaaaagtctgatttggggttggtgctgtagcagtgcgattcttcctcaatctccttttgtcctcaagaccagctatgcgtgcgttctcaaaggaagagacagcctggtggatggtgtgcctccatgctttgcgatctgaggctaggtcagaccactggtgatggttgatgtgacaggtgctaagggatttcttcaaggagtccttgtacctcttctttggtgcccctctatttcgatggccggtggagagttcgccatacagggcaatcttgggaaggcggtggttttccatcctagaaatatgccctgcccagcgcagctgcgtcttcaacagcagtgcctcgatgctggtaacctccgcccgcttgaggacttcagtgttggtcacaaagtcactccagtggatgttgaggatggtgcgaaggcagcgctgatgaaagcgctcaaggagtcgcaggtgatgacggtataaaacccacgattcggagccgtagatgacggttgtcaacacaaccgctttgtaaacattgatctttgtgccttttttcagatgcttgttgctccacactcttttgtgcagtcggccaaatgcacagtttgcctttgccagcctgttgtcgatctccttgtcaatcttggcatctgaggagatgatgcaccccaggtagctgaactgctggactgtcagATCCTGAAataattctgttgatacagcagGGACAAATCCTGTGTTCTCGTTTAGCAAATGTATTACTGAAAGGTTCAGAGACTGTACAATAGAGTTGTCTGCAGGAACAGGTTGGCCAATAAGGGCACTGGGGAAAGTCTCATGAGCTGATGGCCTGGGGAACAACCCTCCACTGgaaccacctagggttgccaatccccaggtgggggcaggggatcccccggtttggaggccctccccccgcttcagggtcgtcagaaagcggggggaggggagggaaatgtctgctgggaactctattattccctatggagatttattcccatagaaaatcatggagaattgatctgtgggtatctggggctcggggggggctgttttttggggtagaagcaccaaattttcagtatagcatctagtgcctctccccaaaataccccccaagtttcaaaaagattggaccagggggtccagttctatgagccccaaaagaaggtgcccctatccttcattatttcctatggaaggaaggaattgaaaaggtgtgccgtccctttaaatgtgatggccagaactccctttggagttcaattatgcttgtcacagccttgatcttggctccacccctaatgtctcctggctccacccccaaagtctcctggctccaccccccaaagtcgccagatattttgtgaattggacttggcaaccctagaaccaccCCAGCTTGGGGTTGCTGGTTTCCAAGTGGGGTCTGGATTTCTCCTGAATTTACAGCTGCTATCCAGGCTATAGAGCTCAtttcccctagaggaaatggcagcttccgaGGGCACACtttatggtataccacagagtctAGAAGCAACAGAAGCCCTAGAGTGGACACTACATTTTCATTGATCTCCCcctccaaattccaccctcctgAGGCACTGTTCCCAAACCTCCCATGGCAAACACATaaggctgccttatattgaatcaggccattggtccatcagggtcagtgtcgtctactcagactgacagtggctctgcAGCATTTCAGGTGGtgaactttcacatcacctgctgcctggtccatTTTAATTGGAGAcgtcagggattgaacttgggacctttcgcatgcaaaacagagggcgttttcgcacttaccttttactggcgcgaccaccctcctcacgccggcggatctgcagggatttcgcaccagaagcgccggcgcagccaaaagagccggcaacttccgtcgcggagccagctcaaacggaaaccgccaagaagcaggaaaacgtttgagctggctccgcgacggaagttgccggctcttttggctgcgccggcgcttctggtgcgaaatccctgcagatccgccggcgtgaggagggtggtcgcgccagtaaaaggtaagtgcgaaaacgcccagagacttTTCCACCAAGCCACAGACCCTCCCAAACCactcttggcaaccctaccccagccCCAAGTGAGGGGCAATCCTCCCTCCATGCAAAGCACACTGTCACCCTGTGCAAGGTGGTTGCTGTAAGCCAGAAGtccagtggaagaagaagaagaagactgcagatttataccccgcccttctctctgaatccgagactcagagcggcttacaatctcctatatcttctccccccacaacagacaccctgtgaggtgggtggggctgagagagctgtgacagaatctgccctttcaaggacaactcctgcgagagccgtggctgacccaaggccatcccagcagctgcaagtggaggagtggggaatcaaacctggttctcccagataacagtccgcacgcttaaccactacaccaaactggagaggatATCCTCAGGCAGCATGGGGCAGGGAAGGAGTTGTGAAGTCtggaggcaggactttttttgagcaggaacgcacagttccagctggcttagtgtcagggggtgtggcttaatgtgcaaatgagttcctgctgggctttttctacaaaaaaagccctgtctggagAGTAGGAGGTGTTCATATGGGAATGCCAGGTCCAAAGGACAAGCTGGTGAGGGACTTACCAGGACACTCTGGGAGAGGGTCCATGCCATGCCGATGGACACTGTTTTTTGGACAAAACTGTATGGTTTGAGGCTTCCAGCATTGAGTTTTGCCCCCCAAAACAGAGTGTTGCCCTTGACATCACTGATGTTCCTATTTCACTTCTGAGTGTCAGGTACACCACGTTATTTCTGATTTACCatatcaaacctttaatggcataatagattcagataaaaatacacagaatataaaaatttaaacattggagataaaatcagcatgaaaccgagcttacagatgcattcaaacatggtcagaattaaatttaaggatgtcagccagaaattttgccacagcctcactaaccaccccctcagtatcactcaataaataataacagggtggcagaaatctgggggaaaagaaagcttgccaaataaatctttacagaggttatggtaaaaagaacaatcaagcaatatatgctggattgagtcaggagtattatttctgatttcttgCCTGTTTTTTTCTTGCGGGGTGGTGGTAGTAATTTGCCAGCAGTGAGGAGCACTTTGGTGGTCATTTCCTCCCTGCTTTCTAATTAGCCCTGAGGTGGAGGGACGGGCCCCAACAaggagatcctctgcccccaactggggactacacaacaaaaaatgcaagctagtgaccaatttactaagaattatatagaaaccagtccaaaacatgtacattcaagtcccaaagtagtgcggtgacaagccaatcgattaagtacttgtttctttccagtcttcatcagacctgggaccactaacaaaagaaagtattatacaaaaatatcagaaggacattcagacaccaccaaccctcttccagtgaaaaaaatatcatacttacatattgattcaattatatagattctttacataatttttaaaaagggggacgcagagcatctccagcagcaatttcacatcgggtacagctcagtatgaggcttcttgcgcaccctaatggtgcaactaacatgttttaaaaggcaaacatctcatttacagctgtgtcccctttttaaaaaattatgtaaagaatctatataattgaatcaatatgttaAGTgtgatattttttcactggaagagggttggtggtgccTGAATgcccttctgatatttttgtataatattttcttttgttagtggtcccaggtctgatgaagactggaaagaaacaagtacttaatcgattggcttgtcaccacactactttgggacttgaatgtacatgttttggacatttggactggtttctatatacttcttagtaaattggtcactagcttgcattttttgttgtgttatccattatagtgacctctctcagattgtattctatcccaactggggactggcaaacctatgtgcactagggttgccaagtccaattcaagaaatatctggggactttgggggtggagccaggagactttgggggtggagccaggagacattaggggtggagccaagatcaaggctgtgacaagcataattgcactccaaagggagttctggccatcacatttaaagggttggcacaccttttcaatgccttccataggaaataatgaaggataggggcaccttcttttggagctcatagatggaccccctggtccaatatttttgaaacttggtgagtactttggggagatgcactaccccccaaaacagccccccccccagagccccagatacccgcagatcaattctccatgattttctatgggaataaatctccatagggaataatagagttctcagcagacatttccctcccctccccccccccgctttctgacgaccctgaagcagggggagggcctccaaaccgggggatcccctgcccccacctggagattggcaaccctaatgtgcacATGGGGTGAGGAACGAGGTACAAAGCCTGGCCAAGGCCTGTAAAAGTGGTGCAGGGGGGAAGCCAGAAGCCCCTTCCCCCTGCACACCACAGTCTGCATTCAAGTtgcccactcccccaccccatgccTGACAATCTAAATCTCGAAATTCCCAGCTCACATGTGTTTGATAGGGACTTAGGCATGTACAGGGTAGGCCCATAGGCAATATACCAGGAAAGACCCTCAACTACTTCACAGGGATGTTGTTAGAATTAAATGGAAGGATGGAGGAATGTCACATACCAACCCTGAGTGCTTAGATGAATGGTGATACAGAACTATGAGAAGAAGGCTAACATAGAACAAACGGGAGCAAATGCCTTCATGAGGGCAAAAATGATTCTAATTTATTTCCTTTCTAGAATTGGGAGATGGAAAGCAGATTCCACCATCTTGTGTCTAAATCTTCTTCTTGCCTTTCTCTTTCCTAACAGGGCATCCTCGTCCCTTTCATCCACAGCCATCATGAACCCTTGCAACCAAACCTCTGGAAACAGCACCCTTCTGAGTTCTCCGACATCCAGCGTGGCAGGGATTGTCTTTCTACTCTTGGCTGCCCTGATAGGTCTCCCTGGGAACTTCTTTGTCATTTGGAGCATTCTGTGGAAGATGAAGCCAAGCCACCGCTCGGTCACCTGCATACTGGTGCTTAATTTGGCAATGGCCGATGGAGTGGTGTTGCTCCTCACACCCTTCTTCATCGTCTTCCTAACCTTCAAGAACTGGTTATTTGGTGCGGCCATTTGTAAAGGCGTATACTACCTTTGTTGCGTCAACATGTTTGCCAGCATCTTCATCATTACCCTCATGAGTGTGGACCGGTGCCTCGCTGTTAACCAGCCCTACTTCTCTCAAGCCATCCGCAAAAAGCACTTGGTCATCAAGATCCTGACAGGGATTtggctgtcagccattttgttatCCATCCCGGCTTTCCTTTTCCGCCAAGTGTTGAAGGATCCCTTTCTGGGTCATCATATCTGTGAACCCTGTCATTCCAGGCCGAGCCTGGCTATCTTCCATTTCACCTTAGAAACGGTAGTGGCCTTTGTGATCCCCTTCACCGTCATCGTTGGGAGTTATTCTGCCATTTTAATACGCCTCAGAGGAGTGAGGAAAAGACAAGGGGCTCGAACTGAGAAGCTCATCGTTGCCATTGTGGTCTGTTTCGTTGTCCTCTGGATGCCCTATCACATTGTTAACATGATCCAGGTGACATCGAATGTGGCATCAGGAAAGGCTGCCGAACGTCTGAACCAGGCATGGAAGAGTGGGAGGGCGGGAGCCACTGCCTTGGCCTTTCTAAGCAGTAGCATCAACCCTGTGCTTTACGTCTTTGCCGCCGGGAACCTCATTAAGACCTCAGGGGCCAACTTTATTGCCCAATTCTTTGAGGGAGCATCTGAGGGTCTTGGGAAAAGGACTCCCTCGCAGAAAAACTTGGCCAAAGACTCTGTGGTAGTCGTGCCTGGTGCTGCCGTGGTCATGGAACAACAGCCGCTTAGCGGCTACGACAAGCCACACAGGGCAGGCAAGGAGTTGCCATGATgggtcagccattttgtgccagATACAGTCCCTTTTAAACTGCATCACTGTAATTTTGCCACAGGATTCCTTGTGTGAGGCCTCCTTCCTCACCTTCACATGAAACTCTCGGCTTCGGGAGAAGCGTAGTGGCCGTGTCTACACTACAAAGCtgagttgcttttttttttttaaaaaagaaagcatacAAAGTgctataataaaaatatttataatgATGACAGTGCCAGCCTAAGCCTGGGGGAGACTCAGTTCAAGCTCCTACTTCAGTCGCAaggctcactgggtaaccttgatcCAACAGCATTCTACCTACCCtgctgtgagcagggctttttttgtagcaggaactcctttgcatattaggccacacacccctgaagtagccaatcctccaagagcttacagggctctccttacagggcctactggaagctccaggaggattggctacatcaggggtgtgtggcctaatatgcaaaggagttcctgctacaaaaaaaaaaagccctggttgtgagaatgaaatggaggagagacaAACAATTTCTGTAGCCCAGAACTCCTTGGGGGGAAGGATCAGAAAGTTGTGATGGATAATGAAGCAAGAGCGTGAAAAGGGGCTGTTGGAATATATTCATaaacaaggaaagaaaaaaaaaatgacattccATAATAATAACGAAAACACTAGATGTCCTGTTGCCTGACATTTTAATGGTGTGTTTATCATACTCTTATGTGAATTAATCTTTCCATAAGCTTCTGGAACCCTTACAGAACTCATCTTGCCCAAAGGAAATAGGGGCTGTAATTTCATCCGTGATTACTTTCTCAATGGCCTGCCCCTGCCcttgggttgccaattccaggttaggaaattcctggagatttggagggcagagcctggggaagaGAGAGATCTCAGAGGCCAATAATGCCAAAAACAAGAGTTGACCTATTattctggagatccattgtaattctgggagagcgccaggccccacctggaagttggccacTCCCCAGCAGaaaaggttgccaatccccaggtgggggcaggggatcccccagtttggagaccctccccccgcttcagggtcgtcagaaagcaggggggggggaggggagggaaatgtctgctgggaactctgttgttccctatggagatttattcccatagaaaataatggagaattgatctgcgggtatccggggctcgggggggtgctgttttttggggtagaggcaccaaattttcagtacagcatctagtgcctctccccaaaataccccccaagcttcaaaaagattg
The sequence above is a segment of the Heteronotia binoei isolate CCM8104 ecotype False Entrance Well chromosome 15, APGP_CSIRO_Hbin_v1, whole genome shotgun sequence genome. Coding sequences within it:
- the LOC132584549 gene encoding leukotriene B4 receptor 2-like; the protein is MTNHGWGNQTRVCMPDVVMSTGWGRILATGGTFFTINGLIFLITHYHFLPKARHSSFSAVSSLAPGRLTKRSYALRMASAIGMTQGLYKMARGERSSCYQDNPSQWFPWMLLSVLCTQPSVVQLLPFQSGRAEEARLETLRDGSNLLFPLKEGHDGLEITRGPLAGLHQMTDPMASSSLSSTAIMNPCNQTSGNSTLLSSPTSSVAGIVFLLLAALIGLPGNFFVIWSILWKMKPSHRSVTCILVLNLAMADGVVLLLTPFFIVFLTFKNWLFGAAICKGVYYLCCVNMFASIFIITLMSVDRCLAVNQPYFSQAIRKKHLVIKILTGIWLSAILLSIPAFLFRQVLKDPFLGHHICEPCHSRPSLAIFHFTLETVVAFVIPFTVIVGSYSAILIRLRGVRKRQGARTEKLIVAIVVCFVVLWMPYHIVNMIQVTSNVASGKAAERLNQAWKSGRAGATALAFLSSSINPVLYVFAAGNLIKTSGANFIAQFFEGASEGLGKRTPSQKNLAKDSVVVVPGAAVVMEQQPLSGYDKPHRAGKELP